AAACGACAAGCAGTACCTGAAGAATTTGCCAAACTCCAACAAGAGGTAGTATTGGAGCAGTTCCATCCCCATAAATTAGGATACGAACGATTTCCGGTTACTCCATTTCCATCCCAATAATCGAAAGTAGTAGGAGTAAAATCTACAGTGTAATTTTTAGTGGTTGTTCCATCGCTTGAAGTGCAAACCATTGTTACCGAAGGATTTGCTGTGCTTATATTAGAAGGATTGTTCGATATGGTTGCTGCTGATTGAGATGCTGTAGCGGTAACGGTAGTTGAGGCGTATGAAGGAGCAACAAGTGCGTTATAATTTGTAATGGACGAGCTAAAATCTTTATCTAATACTCCTTTGGATAAAGTGATGGACGCAAGTGTAGCATCTTTTGCCGGTGATGTAATATAGCTGAAACTTCCACTGTTTACGGTGGCGTTTTTGGCGTTTGCAGTTAGGTCGTTTGCATTTTGACTGTCAAAATTATAATATGCTACTAATCCCGATTCATTACCGGTAAGAGTTAGGTTTTTTGTTGCTTCAATTTCTGCAGGAGTTCTTGCGATATTCCAAAAACGCACTTCGTCAAATAATCCGGCGACATTTCTTCCTGTGGTTGCAGGATCGCTCCCAATGTATGAGGTATTACTAAAAAAACTTGTATTCCACGAAGTTGAGGTATTTAATGCCTTGTAATATGTCCCGTTTAATTCTACAATAACCGAATCTGAACGGACAATAAAAGAAATATGATTCCAAACTCCAATTGAAGGAAATGCCGTAGTTAAAGATGAAATAAAACGTGCATTGGCATTAAAATCGCTTCTGAGATATCCTGTTGAAACGTTATCAAACTGAACGCTGTTTATATTTCCCGACCTATCCACAAAAAAACCACCGTAGGAAACCCAAGCTGTTGGTTTTACCCACAGTTCCACTGTAAAAGGATATTGATTGATAAATGAACTTAATGCAGGAATAGCTAAACTACTGGTAGAAGCGGCTCCGGTTCCGCCGGGTAAACTTAAGGCATATCCGCTTTGAGACCAGATTGTTTGAGAAAATAAGGTTGTAAATACAACCAAAAGTAAGATTTTTTTCATGATATGATTTGCATTTTATTTCAATATCAAAAATACAATAATTATATTGAAAGATAAGTAGATAAAAAAGTCATTAAGGTGTAAATTTATTGGACATATATAACAGAATTTTTACCATAACAAAACGTAAATAGACCTATATTTTATTGGGAATATGGATTTTTATAAAATATCTGATATTAGTCAAAATATTTATACAATGGTAAACGATACAAAATCAGGCAGAAGAAAAATCGGGATTGTTGATTGTAGAATAAAAAGTAAGAAGAGGATGACGTAATTTATCGAACATCCTCTTCTATCACAACACAATCTTAAACATTTTATTACCAAATTCCAATTCAAATCGAATTATATCTATGATTGTAATATCTAGGTATTCCTGATATTCTCTGTTATTTGATTTTTCACTGAAAATTTTTCTCCCAGATGAATCAAAAACAGTAAATGAGATTGCCAAGTTGATAATATCAGCTGATATTATATTGTTTTCATAGAAATTAATTTTCCTTCTGATTGCACTGTGATTATAGCAGCTCCTTGATTGAGAACAGGTTCCATATCCGATGACGCTGTATATTCTGATATCAACTGACCTCCTATATTATACACAGAAATCTGGTCTCCTCTCTTTGTCCCTTGTATGTATTTCCTATCATTAAATATTACAATTTTAATATCTGAGTTAGGTGAAGAGACAAGTTTAACATCTGTAGCGTCAATAACTTCAACGGTAACGGTATTTGAAAATGTTAAAGAATAGGTAGCGTTCCCGCTGTATTTTGCTTTAAATGTATGTGTTCCAACGGAAAGTTTATTTGCTTTGTACATAGCTTTGCCATTAATACTATCTATAGCTAAAATGCCCACAACAGTATCGTTTTTTATTATTTGAACTGAACCGGATGGAATTGCTGAAGGATTTTTCGTATTTTGAACAGAAATATCAAATAATGCAGAATCTCCATAATTTATTTGATTTGACGAGGGCGAAAGCAGAACTGTAATATCATCTAATCTGTTTGTTGCAGATATTTTGTATAATTTTGCTCCATGATGGTTGACATTGGACACAAAGTTTGTTGCTGTAAATGTTCCCAATTCTGTATGTGTCCATAAGTCACGTATCTTACAACTGTCAATGTAGCCGAGTTTGGTAAGATCAACGGGAAAAGGAAGCGTAGTGTTCAATGCAGGATTTTGTGTAAATACCAAAAACTCAATAGTAACGCCATTAGGAGCACTAAGAACTTCGTCGTCAAAACCACAGAATGTTTTAAAAGTTGTATATCCTTCCGGAAGGTTAAACTCTATTGTTGAATAGGAATTTACTCCAAAACCATTTGCGTAGGTTTTTCCATTTACTTTCAGTGTGTTTCCGTTTAAACTTTTATTTGTTTTGACTACATCCCATCCACTTGTTGCGCTTATCGGGGTTAATGTTGTTAATCGTAAAGAATCTCCATTTTCTTTATAAATCGTAGGATTAATCCAATCAGCGTGATCATAATTAAAGTTGTCGCCGGCATCAGTTACAATCAAGTATAGTTTTGTAGCATTTGCAATATTAGCAGTCAGATATTTGCCTTCGCGCTGAAAAGTTCTACTTATACGACCTGAATTAACAATGGCTTTGTTTACATCCACTTGTCTCATGGTGGGATCTTGATCTGATACAAAAAATTCTACGGTAGCGCCACCGGATTGGTCTGTTCCGCCTTTATCTAACCCGGCAAAGCATTTAAACCGATTATATCCTGCCGGAATTGAAAAGAGAATTACAGAACGTGAATGAGTTCCGATTCCATTATTATAAACCGTTCCTTTAATATTTAACGCGTTTCCGGAAACACTTTTATTTTTAGTCACACTTCCCCAACCGGCTGTAGCAAATTCCCAATTGAGATTAGTAAGTTTTATTGAGTCTCCATTATTGTTGTAAAGTGTAGGATTAATCCAATCTGCATGATCGTTTGTATAGCCATCTCCACCGTCGTTTACAATCAAGTAAAGTTCTTTGCTATCTTCAGGAAGAGTAATATCTATATTCGTTCCATATTCGTCGGTTAATCTGGATATAGTTCCACTACGATACAATATTTTTTTTGTATTTACAAAACCATCTCCTCCATTATTAAAAAGAGCAAGAAATTTATCTCCATTATTAGGGTCATCGGCTGTCCAAGCAATCATATCGTTTTCATTCAACCATTGCCTACTGTTTACGCAACGTTTGTGCATATCCAACACTTCTTCGTTTGTAATTAATGAATCTGTAAAGGCATTATTATCAGGCAAATGTCCTCCAAACATTAAAGGTGACTTGAAAATAGACCAAAGAGTCATTAATGTATATTGTTCGTCTCGAGTAAAATTTGTTTGTCTGTCAACGCCTCTTTCGCCTCTTATAGCAATATGTCCTAATGGCAACATATCTGCATCTGCCCAACCTCCTGGAGAAACGTAAGGAGCCCAACTATTACAAACACCAAACGCATAATTCAATTGAGTCCAATTATCCCAAAAATCGTCCACCATTCTCCACATATTTGCATTGTTTTTTGCGTGTTCATATTTATCAATTGGTGTTGCACCGGGAGACATACTTAATACAATCGGACGTCCTGTTTTATCTATTGCTTTTCGTATTAGTTCTATTTCATCCTGATGATAGGGACGAGAAAGATCGTCTACTTTAATAAAATCTACACCCCATGAAGCATATAGCTCAAGAATGGAGTTATAATACTCTTGAGCGCCTTCATTAATTGCCGCTATTGTATAATTATCGTGAAGCCAAGTACACTCATCTGTTGTAGAATAGATATCTGCAGCTGTTTTTCCGTTTCCATCTTTTATGGGAAGTCTATTGTTTACTGCAACTTTGGGTACGCCGCGCATAATGTGAATTCCAAATTTCAACCCTTTGGAATGAACATAATCAGCAAGAGGTTTGAATCCTGCACCATTTACTGAGGAAGGAAAACGTTTAGGAGAAGGTAAATAACGCCCATATTGATCGTATACAAATTCTGAATTATCAAAAGCATTATAAGTTCCGCTCGTCTGATTATCCACATACCAACGAATATCTACCACAATATATTCCCATCCAAACTGTTTCAAATTAGCAGCCATATAATCAGCATTGGCTTTTACCTCCGACTCTACTACAGATGGTCCAAAACAATCCCAACTATTCCATCCCATAGGAGGTGTTAATGCCCACGTTTGAAAGGTTTTCTCAAAACCAGTTTGAGGAAATGCATACAAAAACAAGATAAAGTTTAGCAATAAAAAAGATACTCGTTTATTCATAATATGTATAATGTAAAAAGATTAATAAGCTGTCCCTTGAAAGAAACAGCTTATTAATTTATTGAAAGGAAGGGTTATTTAATTATTTTCTGAGTGGAAGATTTTCTGTCAATATTTATTTTAATCAAATAAACACCTTTGTTTAAATCTTTATTAATAATAAGCTTATGTTCTCCTGCATTTAGTTTTTCAGATTTTTCAGCTAATTTAACTCCATTCACAGTATATACAGCCATATTAACGAGCGCTGTTTCGTCTATATTGAATTCAGAAACAATATTGTTTCCTTGTATATATGTTTTAAGATTATTTGCTAAAAGTTGATTTACTCGTGTATCTGATATTACAGCTTTCATTGGAATTGTTACGCTCGTACCTCCTATGGCTACACGTTGCATTCCCGGAGCAGGAGAAGCCGGATTAGTAGAAGAAATAACCAAATTTGCTTCAGCAGATGCAGTTCCTTTAAATGTAACCATAACAGTTCCTCCGGTATTTGGCAATGTGCTGACGTCAGTTAAGAAGTTAGTGGGGTCGCTACTTGTGACATTAAATCCATTTGTAAATAATGTAGCAATAACAGGTACTTCTATTTGTTGATCGGATGCAGTAAATAAAACACTATCTTTTGGAGTATTATTACCTTCGGCTCTTAGTGTTGGTATTTCGTAAATTTGCCAGTTATCAATATATCCAATATATCCAGTACTGTTGCCGCATCCATTAAAGAAACACAACCCATCACCAGCTCCTGCTCCAGTTGTAAACGTTTGATCAAATTCTTGCCATGTTCCGTTTGTAAGAGGAACTTCAAAATTTAAATCTCCATCCAATCCTACATTACTAACTCCAATATTCATAGTTCCAATATCGGTTCTTACCATAGCATAAATTCGATAATTTGTATTTGGTTTCCATTTAATCGAAGCGTCTATGGAACCACTGTTAGGATAACATACTTCAGTGCCATTAATAAAACCAGAGCTGTTGCAATATGCATTAGCATCTGTTGCAATACTTTTATTTCCCCATCCGGCGTAAGTTGAAAGACTATTCATTAAAGGATCACTAATAAGATTTGTATATGTTCCTTCGGGATATAATCGCGTATAACAACCTTCAACAGCATTATATGCGTTAACAGCTATTGATGTAGATGTTGAACCGCTTGTAATATCTATTATTCCGTCAGTAATAGGAACAGAGTTATCATATTCAGCTGTTACTTCTACTCCAGCATAGGCTTCAGCGGGTGAAATAGTTGTTATATCCAATGTAATTCCTGTCGGTGGTGTTAAGACAATGTCATCGACAAGATTTGTTCCCTTAACAGTAAATATTCTTACAGGATTAAGAGCATCAAAAACTAAGGATGTAGGATCTACTGCAAGTGTAGGAGCATCAAATAATTCATACATTTCCCAGTTATCAATGTAACATTCCGTTGCTGTTTGTGTTTCACAACTATTTAAATACATATTTATACTTCCTAATGAAGCTTGTGTTGTAAATGCAAAATCCAATGCAATCCATTCACCTGCGGCAGTAGAAAAAGGTTCTGTAATATTTGAAGAAGTAGCACCGCTTATTCCAATTTTTCCTTCTCCGGTTCCATTTGTGCTAACCATTGCTTTTACCCTGTAATTTGTGTTCGGTTTTAATTTGCCTGTTAAACCATAGTCTAACGAACCTCCACACGTTCCTGAAATTTTAATGCTGTTAGTACCACAATATACATAATCCGTAACAACATCGCGTGAACCCCATCCTGCATAGGTAGAAAGACTGGTCATTAATGGGTCTTGAATAATGTTAGGTCTGTCAGTGTAAAGAGGAGTGAAGCATGCTGCATCAGCCGCAGAAGCATTAACTGTAATGTTTTGAGTCAAATCACCGCTTGCTATTAAGATTGTGCCATTAGTGATATTAGTTGCTTTGTCGAAAGTAGCAGTAATTTTTACTCCGGCGGCAGCTTCTGCAGGTGTTAAACTCGTTTTATCTAAAGTTATTCCTGCAGGAGGTGTTAAAAGCAGATTACTTGTGAGATTAACAGCCTTTACTTTGAATGTTTTGGTAACATTTACAACATCAAAAGATAAATTTATAGTGCTGACCGTCATATAAGGTGTGCTACCTAAAGAGATAAGACGAAAATTATCAACTGCGACCCAATTACTAGATTTAATTACAGCAAAACCGAGGTTTAACGTGTTATCTGTAATATCAACTATCACACTGTAATCATTTGTTTCAAAAACTTCAGTAGAATCATTATTTGCAAAAATATATGTGCCACCGTAGTTTTGATTTGTAAAAGCAGCCGCTTTTAATTCATAATATCCGTTAGGAATACTTGAGATGGTTTGAGAAATTTTAAGGTTCGTAAGATTTCCTGAACTTTGCCATTTTTCAGCATACCAAGTACCTTCTTTTAGTGAGAAGGAAGAATTGTTTTGAGTTTGCATATTGCCAACATTCGTCCATCCGTCAATAGTCGTACTTACTGATGTTGCCGATTCAAATCCGGGATTTGTGAGATAAGTGTTTGTTACGTCCGTTTGCGCAAAAGCGTTTGTTATAACTAAAACCGCTAAAGCTAGAAAAGTAGTTAATTTTCTCATGATAAATAAATTTAAATTTTAAAAATTATTATATTAAAGACATCATAAAGTGTAACTGGATTTTACCAGTTACACTTTAATAAATTCTGAGTTATTTTATGACTTTTTTGGTAATTGTTTGACCGTTAGTTGTCATTTTTAGTAAGTAAATTCCTTTTGATAATGTAACTTTTAAATCTTCCTGGAATGATCCGGTAGAAAATGATTTATTGGTTCTTGATATCAAAACCCCATTAGTGCTGTAAATGTTAAAGTCAACATCCGAAGGGGTTGTCAAATTGAATTTAATTCTTATTCCTTCATTTGTTGCAAATACATTCAATGATTCAGTTTCTAAAACGTTTGTGCCTGTAGCTACCAACGTAGCTTTCATAGGAATGGTAATACTTGTACCACCCACAACACGTTGCATTGGGGCCGGCGTTGAAGGACTAACTGATGAAATAGTTAAATTACCGGTAGCAGAAGTGTTTCCTGAAAAAGTGATTACAATATTTCCACCGGTATTCGGTAAAGTTGTATTATCAAGAGTAAATAATGCATTATCAGAATTGATGGTTATTCCGTTATCAAATAACAAGGTTGACACAGGAATAGTAATTTGTTGATTTTTAGTTGTAAATAAAATACTGTCGTTCGTTGCATTGTTTACGGTAGCCACCAAGGAAGGTAAAGCTGTCAATCTGAAATTATCTGCAGCTACCCAGTTTCCTGTGGTGTAAGAATTGAACCCGAGTTTTAATGTGCCATCAGTTACTTTTACTTCTAAAGAATAATCATTTGGTGAGGTTACTTCAATAGAATCTTTATTTCCTACAATGTAGGCACCTCCAGGGTTGCTTCCGTCACTTTGTTGTATGGTTTGAGCTGACGCAGTGAGTGAGTATAATCCATTAGGAAGTCCGGAAATAATTTGTGTAACTCCACAATTTGCAAGAGGACCCGGAGCGCTTGTCCATTTTTCTATATAAGTATTTCCTGATTTATATGGATTAAAGGAAGTATTGGTTTGTGTTGCCATACCATTATTAGTCCAACTCGTGAAGCCTGATTCAAAATTTGGATTAAGAATAGCGGTTGTGTAATCCGCTTTGGATGCATTTACTGTAATAGTTTTACTCAGCGAACCACTTTGTATAATAATTGTTTCTCCTGTAATATTCACGGATTTATCGTAAGTAGCGGTAATTGTCGTACCTGCATCTGCTTCTGCAATAGTTATTGTTGATTTATCAAGACTTATACCGGTTGGAACACTCAATGTAGCATCAGTTGTCCATCCCTTTCCTGAAACAACGAAAGCCTTGCTGCTTGTAATAGCATCAAAATATAGCGATGATTGATCGGTATGTATATATGCGGTACCCAAATATGTTAATCGGAAATTATCCACAGCTATATAGTTTCCACCGGCAACAATATTATAACCAATTTCTAAAGTGCCATCGGTTACTTCAACAATTACAGAATAGTCACCTGGATTATATACGGGATCAGACATTTCGCTGTTTGCATAAATGTAAGCACCTCCAGTAGTTGTAGGATTATTCAAAGCATTAGCTGTGAGTTCATAGAATCCATTTGGCAAATTAGATAATGATTGATAGAGTTTTGCAACCCAAGAACCGGAACTTTGCCATTTCTCTGCATAATAAGTTCCGTCCTTATTTGGTAATGCAGTATTACTTTGAGTCCAAAAACCGTCAGGATTATTCCAACCTGTGAAATTTCCGGTCTCAAAACTAGGATTTATAATAGCAGTAGTTGCATTAGTTTCGTTTGTGTTATCCGCATTTACTGTAATACTCTGCGATACTGCACCAGTAGAAGAAATTGTAATGCTTTCACCTAAAATAGCAACAGATTCATCATAAGTTGCTGTAATAGTGGTGCCGGCTTCTGCTTGTGCAATTGTCAAACTTGCAGGATTTAATGTTATCCCGGTCGGGGCGACCATTGTTACATCCGACGTAAGGTTGGATGCAGAAACATTGAATGTTTTTATGGAGTTAAACTTGTCAAAAGTAAAACTAGTTTTGTCAACTCCTATTAATGGAGTGGTTACCTCAATCAGTTTTACATTGTCAATAAAAAGTATAGGACTATCACTACTTCCAACGTTATTTATCTTTTTGTATCCCATACGTATGGTAACGCTTTTGTCCGTAGAAATAGTAAAAGTCAGACTGTTATTATTCCAAGTGTTTTTTACAGATGGAAAAGTAGCATAGGTAGTAACGCCGTCTATTTCATATCCGCAAACGCTGGATTGATTTCCTGCATTGTATGCATTTGTCATTGTAAAATAGGAATCCCATGTTAGTTTATATGTGCCTGCAGGCAAAGCTGAAGAAGTAGTCTGCGAAACACAAACAGAATCACCAGGATACCAATGTAATTTTACACCAAGAATTGCCGTATTTTCTGTTGTAACAGAACTCCCGTTTGCAGGAACTGTTCCTAAACCCGCTGTCGTTGCTCCATATAATACAGTCGCAAGTTTATAATAAGATACAGAGCCTGGAGATTGGTGTTCTATCCAGCCGGTAACGTCATAAATGGTGTTGTCTGTAGCATCACCTGTAACGTTTGTCTCAAAATCAGCATTCGTAAGATATGTGCTTGTTACATCGTTGTCAGCAAATACTGACAAATTCATAAAAAATAGAGCTGCAAATAAGCTCAAAAATTTTAGTAAGTAGTTTTTCATAATGTGTTTTTTAATAAATGATATTAGATAATCAAAATTAAACGTGTACTTTTTACACTTAAAAAGCACCTCAAAGATAAAACTAACAGTTTATATAAAGGTGTATTATTCTGTCAAAAGAGAGGATAAAAGATGTTTTAGAGATTGAATAATCTTAAAATATGGAAGAAAACTTTTGACGGGATTGCTCTAAAAATGCTAATCCCGTTAAAATAAATTGATTAATAGGTCAATATTTAGATTGTTGTTTTTATTACTTTGTTTTTTTTGCTTCCTGATATTCTTTGGGTGTCATTCCAAACTCGTTTTTAAAACAGCGGCTAAAATATTTTGGGTCGTTAAAACCTACGGAAAATGCAATTTCTGAAATATTTCCCGTATTACTTTCTAGCATTTGGGTAGCATGTTTTAAACGAATATTTCGTATAAATTCAACAGGGGATAGTCCGGTTAATGTTTTCAGTTTGCGGTGCAAGGTAGATTTTGCCACTGCCATGCTTGCAGCAAAATCATCGAAATTCAGTGTTTCGTCTGATAATCTGTTTTCTACCACTTTCACAGCATTTGTTAAGAATTGTTCGTCCATAGAACTGTATTCCATTGATGAAATGTTAATGTCGTGAGCTTTTTGGAATCCTTCTGCTTTTTGTCTTCTCTTTCTTATAAGATTTTTTACTCGAGCATTTACTACATCAAATTCAAATGGTTTTGAAATATATGAATCTGCTCCTGCATTGTAACATTCTATTCTGTCTTGGGTAGAGTTTTTGGCTGTAAGTAAAAGTATGTTTATGTGGCTTGTTTTAATATTGTTTTTAATTGTTTTGCAAAATGTTAAGCCATCCATTTCCGGCATCATTACGTCACTTATTATTAAATCCAAATCTTGATTTTCAGTTAAAACTTCTAATCCTTTAGCTCCATTTTCGGCTGTTAGCACATTATATTCGTTAGAGAAGAATTCCATCATCAGGTTTCGAAGATCTGTATTATCCTCAATAATAAGAATTGTTAATTTCTCCGGCGTCAATTCTTGATTTTGTTCTTTAACTGT
The genomic region above belongs to uncultured Paludibacter sp. and contains:
- a CDS encoding hypothetical protein (Evidence 5 : Unknown function); the encoded protein is MDFYKISDISQNIYTMVNDTKSGRRKIGIVDCRIKSKKRMT
- a CDS encoding putative Glycoside hydrolase (Evidence 3 : Putative function from multiple computational evidences), with product MFLYAFPQTGFEKTFQTWALTPPMGWNSWDCFGPSVVESEVKANADYMAANLKQFGWEYIVVDIRWYVDNQTSGTYNAFDNSEFVYDQYGRYLPSPKRFPSSVNGAGFKPLADYVHSKGLKFGIHIMRGVPKVAVNNRLPIKDGNGKTAADIYSTTDECTWLHDNYTIAAINEGAQEYYNSILELYASWGVDFIKVDDLSRPYHQDEIELIRKAIDKTGRPIVLSMSPGATPIDKYEHAKNNANMWRMVDDFWDNWTQLNYAFGVCNSWAPYVSPGGWADADMLPLGHIAIRGERGVDRQTNFTRDEQYTLMTLWSIFKSPLMFGGHLPDNNAFTDSLITNEEVLDMHKRCVNSRQWLNENDMIAWTADDPNNGDKFLALFNNGGDGFVNTKKILYRSGTISRLTDEYGTNIDITLPEDSKELYLIVNDGGDGYTNDHADWINPTLYNNNGDSIKLTNLNWEFATAGWGSVTKNKSVSGNALNIKGTVYNNGIGTHSRSVILFSIPAGYNRFKCFAGLDKGGTDQSGGATVEFFVSDQDPTMRQVDVNKAIVNSGRISRTFQREGKYLTANIANATKLYLIVTDAGDNFNYDHADWINPTIYKENGDSLRLTTLTPISATSGWDVVKTNKSLNGNTLKVNGKTYANGFGVNSYSTIEFNLPEGYTTFKTFCGFDDEVLSAPNGVTIEFLVFTQNPALNTTLPFPVDLTKLGYIDSCKIRDLWTHTELGTFTATNFVSNVNHHGAKLYKISATNRLDDITVLLSPSSNQINYGDSALFDISVQNTKNPSAIPSGSVQIIKNDTVVGILAIDSINGKAMYKANKLSVGTHTFKAKYSGNATYSLTFSNTVTVEVIDATDVKLVSSPNSDIKIVIFNDRKYIQGTKRGDQISVYNIGGQLISEYTASSDMEPVLNQGAAIITVQSEGKLISMKTI
- a CDS encoding exported hypothetical protein (Evidence 5 : Unknown function) — protein: MKNYLLKFLSLFAALFFMNLSVFADNDVTSTYLTNADFETNVTGDATDNTIYDVTGWIEHQSPGSVSYYKLATVLYGATTAGLGTVPANGSSVTTENTAILGVKLHWYPGDSVCVSQTTSSALPAGTYKLTWDSYFTMTNAYNAGNQSSVCGYEIDGVTTYATFPSVKNTWNNNSLTFTISTDKSVTIRMGYKKINNVGSSDSPILFIDNVKLIEVTTPLIGVDKTSFTFDKFNSIKTFNVSASNLTSDVTMVAPTGITLNPASLTIAQAEAGTTITATYDESVAILGESITISSTGAVSQSITVNADNTNETNATTAIINPSFETGNFTGWNNPDGFWTQSNTALPNKDGTYYAEKWQSSGSWVAKLYQSLSNLPNGFYELTANALNNPTTTGGAYIYANSEMSDPVYNPGDYSVIVEVTDGTLEIGYNIVAGGNYIAVDNFRLTYLGTAYIHTDQSSLYFDAITSSKAFVVSGKGWTTDATLSVPTGISLDKSTITIAEADAGTTITATYDKSVNITGETIIIQSGSLSKTITVNASKADYTTAILNPNFESGFTSWTNNGMATQTNTSFNPYKSGNTYIEKWTSAPGPLANCGVTQIISGLPNGLYSLTASAQTIQQSDGSNPGGAYIVGNKDSIEVTSPNDYSLEVKVTDGTLKLGFNSYTTGNWVAADNFRLTALPSLVATVNNATNDSILFTTKNQQITIPVSTLLFDNGITINSDNALFTLDNTTLPNTGGNIVITFSGNTSATGNLTISSVSPSTPAPMQRVVGGTSITIPMKATLVATGTNVLETESLNVFATNEGIRIKFNLTTPSDVDFNIYSTNGVLISRTNKSFSTGSFQEDLKVTLSKGIYLLKMTTNGQTITKKVIK
- a CDS encoding exported hypothetical protein (Evidence 5 : Unknown function), whose product is MRKLTTFLALAVLVITNAFAQTDVTNTYLTNPGFESATSVSTTIDGWTNVGNMQTQNNSSFSLKEGTWYAEKWQSSGNLTNLKISQTISSIPNGYYELKAAAFTNQNYGGTYIFANNDSTEVFETNDYSVIVDITDNTLNLGFAVIKSSNWVAVDNFRLISLGSTPYMTVSTINLSFDVVNVTKTFKVKAVNLTSNLLLTPPAGITLDKTSLTPAEAAAGVKITATFDKATNITNGTILIASGDLTQNITVNASAADAACFTPLYTDRPNIIQDPLMTSLSTYAGWGSRDVVTDYVYCGTNSIKISGTCGGSLDYGLTGKLKPNTNYRVKAMVSTNGTGEGKIGISGATSSNITEPFSTAAGEWIALDFAFTTQASLGSINMYLNSCETQTATECYIDNWEMYELFDAPTLAVDPTSLVFDALNPVRIFTVKGTNLVDDIVLTPPTGITLDITTISPAEAYAGVEVTAEYDNSVPITDGIIDITSGSTSTSIAVNAYNAVEGCYTRLYPEGTYTNLISDPLMNSLSTYAGWGNKSIATDANAYCNSSGFINGTEVCYPNSGSIDASIKWKPNTNYRIYAMVRTDIGTMNIGVSNVGLDGDLNFEVPLTNGTWQEFDQTFTTGAGAGDGLCFFNGCGNSTGYIGYIDNWQIYEIPTLRAEGNNTPKDSVLFTASDQQIEVPVIATLFTNGFNVTSSDPTNFLTDVSTLPNTGGTVMVTFKGTASAEANLVISSTNPASPAPGMQRVAIGGTSVTIPMKAVISDTRVNQLLANNLKTYIQGNNIVSEFNIDETALVNMAVYTVNGVKLAEKSEKLNAGEHKLIINKDLNKGVYLIKINIDRKSSTQKIIK
- a CDS encoding hypothetical protein (Evidence 5 : Unknown function); this encodes MAISFTVFDSSGRKIFSEKSNNREYQEYLDITIIDIIRFELEFGNKMFKIVL